Proteins encoded together in one Methanobrevibacter sp. window:
- a CDS encoding CBS domain-containing protein, whose product MLNKKVKEIMTTDVITTTSDIDVVYAFEKLMKHKISSLPVVEDDKLVGIITATDVGHNLILDKYELGTTVDEIMIKSVITISPEDSIETAIKVMKEGNSSSSILNQLPVVEDGKLMGIISDGDIIQEIF is encoded by the coding sequence ATGTTGAACAAAAAAGTTAAGGAAATCATGACCACTGATGTAATTACAACCACTTCAGACATTGATGTTGTATATGCATTTGAAAAATTGATGAAACATAAGATTAGTTCTCTTCCAGTTGTTGAAGATGATAAACTAGTTGGCATTATAACTGCAACCGATGTAGGTCATAATTTGATTTTGGATAAATATGAATTGGGAACAACTGTTGATGAAATAATGATAAAATCTGTAATTACTATTTCTCCTGAAGATAGTATCGAAACAGCAATTAAAGTCATGAAAGAAGGTAATTCTTCTTCAAGCATATTGAATCAACTCCCTGTTGTTGAAGATGGAAAATTAATGGGTATTATTTCAGATGGAGATATCATTCAAGAAATATTTTAA
- a CDS encoding cation diffusion facilitator family transporter, with the protein MDEFRQKGGKKAATIAITANCFLTALNIIVGTLCGSYALVSEGAHTLSDVVTSIIAYVGFYIGQKPADEEHPIGHGRAEAISGLIIVIFLAIVGWEIFQGSIERILNPSLITVPETPVALMAVLGIIINLSVSRYIIRIGKEIKSPAIVADGKHQRTDIFSSIAILIGVVVSNLGFPILDPIIALVIGLLIFKTGWDIGKENINNIMGKVPSKEFIDRIKRVADNTPNAQNAHNIKVDYFGSYATVTLHVQLDGNLTLDESHKIVHTVQDNITNEIPEIKYVMVHACPLGLSYDHDQKIDN; encoded by the coding sequence ATGGATGAATTTCGCCAAAAAGGTGGCAAAAAAGCAGCGACAATAGCCATAACTGCAAATTGTTTTTTAACAGCCTTAAACATCATTGTTGGAACACTTTGCGGAAGTTATGCATTAGTTTCCGAAGGGGCACACACCCTATCAGATGTTGTAACCTCCATTATTGCTTATGTCGGCTTTTATATCGGTCAAAAGCCTGCCGATGAAGAACATCCAATCGGACATGGTCGTGCTGAAGCAATAAGCGGATTAATAATCGTGATATTTCTAGCCATTGTCGGATGGGAAATCTTTCAAGGTTCAATTGAAAGGATTCTGAACCCATCATTAATTACAGTCCCTGAAACTCCAGTGGCCCTCATGGCTGTTCTTGGAATAATCATTAATTTATCTGTAAGCAGATACATAATCCGAATAGGCAAAGAAATTAAAAGTCCCGCAATTGTTGCTGACGGAAAACATCAAAGAACAGATATATTCTCATCAATAGCAATATTGATTGGAGTTGTTGTTTCAAATTTGGGTTTCCCCATATTGGATCCCATCATTGCATTAGTAATCGGTTTGTTGATTTTTAAAACAGGATGGGACATCGGAAAAGAAAATATTAACAACATCATGGGAAAAGTTCCTTCAAAAGAGTTCATTGATAGGATAAAAAGAGTTGCAGACAATACTCCAAATGCTCAAAATGCGCATAATATTAAAGTAGATTACTTCGGCTCTTATGCAACCGTAACATTACATGTCCAACTTGATGGAAATCTAACATTGGACGAATCCCATAAAATTGTCCATACCGTTCAAGACAATATAACTAATGAAATTCCTGAAATAAAATATGTGATGGTGCACGCATGCCCACTTGGTTTATCATATGACCATGACCAAAAAATAGATAATTGA
- a CDS encoding pyridoxal phosphate-dependent aminotransferase — MINPASRTKTIELSQIRKMFEVTNPDAINLGIGEPDFDVPKNIKNAMKKSLDENDTHYTSNKGIIELREEIVKKFKNENGINTNPENIIVTAGASEALFMCAQAFIEKGDEVILPNPSFLSYEACINIADGTIVPVDCTMENEFKLKSDDVLDKISKNTKAIMLNSPSNPTGAVMDKEDIKAIADLSMDHDFLIVSDEIYEKIIYDKKHYSPAKYSENVITLNGFSKTYAMTGLRIGYLTANENLTEELLKIHQYNIACASTTSQRGAYEALTGPQNEVEKMVNEFKNRRDLIVTRLNEMGYETVNAEGAFYVFPKIEDEDFVIKAANAGVITVPGAAFGSNGKGHVRMSYANSYENIKKAMDILEERVVNG; from the coding sequence ATGATAAATCCTGCAAGTAGAACCAAAACAATCGAATTATCACAAATAAGAAAAATGTTTGAAGTGACAAATCCTGATGCAATAAACTTAGGCATTGGCGAACCTGACTTTGATGTGCCGAAAAACATTAAAAATGCAATGAAGAAATCCCTTGATGAAAATGACACTCATTACACTTCAAATAAAGGAATCATTGAACTAAGAGAGGAAATAGTTAAAAAATTTAAAAATGAAAATGGAATCAATACAAATCCCGAAAACATCATAGTCACTGCAGGAGCAAGTGAAGCGCTATTTATGTGTGCCCAGGCATTCATTGAAAAAGGCGATGAGGTAATCCTTCCAAATCCGAGTTTTCTATCTTATGAAGCATGCATAAATATAGCTGATGGAACTATAGTGCCTGTTGATTGCACAATGGAAAACGAATTTAAACTAAAATCAGATGATGTTTTAGATAAGATAAGCAAAAATACTAAAGCAATAATGCTGAATTCACCATCAAATCCAACCGGAGCAGTAATGGATAAAGAGGATATCAAAGCGATTGCCGATTTATCAATGGACCATGATTTTTTAATTGTTTCTGATGAAATTTATGAAAAGATTATCTATGACAAAAAACATTATTCTCCAGCAAAATATAGTGAAAACGTGATCACTTTAAACGGATTTTCAAAAACTTACGCAATGACCGGACTTAGAATAGGCTATCTGACTGCCAATGAAAATCTTACAGAAGAATTGCTTAAAATACATCAGTACAACATAGCCTGCGCAAGTACAACCTCTCAGAGAGGGGCATATGAAGCATTAACCGGACCGCAGAATGAAGTAGAAAAAATGGTTAATGAATTTAAAAACAGAAGAGACTTGATTGTCACAAGATTAAACGAAATGGGATACGAAACCGTTAATGCAGAAGGGGCATTTTACGTATTTCCAAAAATTGAAGATGAAGACTTCGTGATTAAAGCCGCAAATGCTGGAGTAATCACCGTTCCTGGAGCAGCATTTGGTTCAAACGGGAAAGGGCATGTTCGCATGTCTTATGCGAATTCATATGAAAATATTAAAAAAGCTATGGACATATTAGAAGAGCGTGTTGTTAATGGATGA
- a CDS encoding 2-phosphoglycerate kinase, with product MIWVTGDVDGKLYKEPFSKGILARSLNVADIGFLRAHEIASDIEDELIRNDVSEISNSQLANVVLNHLESVDSNIAKKYQNWRLLRNSKKPLIILIGGASGVGTSSMAFELASRLRLKNLISTDMIREVMRKIVSKDLSPVIHKSSFDAYESIRTPSIRIDSVIEGFVSHVDVVNVGIEAIIERSVKEGISTIIEGVHVVPGFIRKDLMDDNNIIIFTITVDDEESHKQRFYARCRQPWVKRSLDRYMENFEAIRKTQQFLVEQAKIHDSRIINNVDINKTIDIMVDDILEEFGGTENVEQKS from the coding sequence ATGATTTGGGTTACTGGTGATGTGGATGGTAAATTGTATAAGGAACCTTTTTCTAAAGGAATTCTTGCTCGTTCACTGAATGTTGCAGATATTGGTTTTCTAAGAGCTCATGAAATAGCTAGTGATATTGAAGATGAGTTGATTAGAAATGATGTCAGTGAAATTTCCAATTCGCAATTGGCCAATGTAGTTTTAAATCATTTGGAAAGTGTAGATTCCAATATAGCTAAAAAATATCAAAATTGGAGATTACTTAGAAATTCTAAAAAGCCTCTTATCATTTTAATTGGAGGCGCTTCTGGTGTTGGAACATCTTCAATGGCTTTTGAACTTGCTAGCCGTTTAAGATTAAAGAATCTCATAAGTACGGACATGATTCGTGAAGTGATGCGCAAAATCGTTTCAAAAGATTTAAGCCCGGTCATTCACAAGTCCAGTTTCGATGCCTATGAGAGTATCAGGACACCATCAATTAGGATAGATTCTGTTATCGAAGGTTTTGTTAGTCATGTTGATGTTGTAAATGTCGGCATTGAAGCTATTATCGAGAGATCTGTTAAAGAGGGCATCAGCACTATCATTGAAGGGGTTCATGTTGTCCCAGGGTTCATTAGGAAAGATTTAATGGACGATAATAATATCATAATTTTCACGATAACTGTCGATGACGAAGAATCCCACAAGCAAAGATTCTATGCAAGATGTAGGCAGCCTTGGGTAAAAAGGTCCCTTGATAGATATATGGAAAATTTTGAAGCAATTCGAAAGACACAACAATTTTTGGTTGAACAAGCAAAAATTCATGATTCTCGCATAATTAACAATGTGGATATTAATAAGACCATAGATATTATGGTTGATGATATTCTTGAAGAATTTGGAGGAACAGAGAATGTTGAACAAAAAAGTTAA